AAGACGGTGACGGTATGAGTGGATCACAACATCCACGTAGTCCGGATTTTCGAACGCCGCGGCATGCCTGTCGAGTGTCTTGTCGCTGAACACCCAGGTGGGTGAATTGCGGCGCCACAGTGTTTCCGCGAGTGCTCGGCGATTCGCCTGAAGTCCGGCCCGTCCGCGCGGAGTCGTGAAGTAGAACTGGTACCACAGACTCGATTCGACCGTCGGCGACAGTGGAGCCGCTGCTCCGGCGATATCCTGAATGAGATAGCCATTCACGGAAACAAGCCCCGTCACTCGACGCGGGAATAGCGCTGCCGCGACACACGCCGCGCGACCACCCCAATCAAAACCGGCGAGGACAGCGCGATCGATGCGCAACGCGTCCAGCAGCTCTGTCACATCAGCCCCGATGGCCGCCTGCTGCCCGGAGCGTGGTATGCTCGCTGCGAGGAACCGCGTCTCACCGTGGCCCCGCAGCTCCGGTACGATCACTCGACAGCCGCGCTCCGCCAACCGCGCCGCGACCACCTGAAAGCTCGCGGTGGAGTAGGGAAACCCGTGCAGCAAAATGACAGGAATGCCGTCGGGCGGGCCGGACTCCTCAAAGGCGACATCGAGCACGGTAGTCCTGACGCGTTGCAGAGTCGGTGCGGCGTCGCGTGTACTGCGCTCGACGGAGGCGAATGACTCCGACGAGTGTGCAGATTCCGCCGCGACGACTCCCGCGACAGCTGTCACGATGAACTGACGACGGTCGCATGCAATTTCTGGTGACACGACTTCTCCCCGGTATCAACGGCTCAGGTTCGCCGCGACCGTGCGTCGACTCGCGTTAGCAGCCGCGTCCAGAATCACATCGGCCACTCGCTGTGGCTGCGACAACATCGGCACGTGGCCGGACTTGAGCTTCGTCGTCTTGGCCTGCATGCGCCGCGCCGCGTCGCGCTGGTGCTGCGGCGGGACCATGCGATCATCCGGGATGATGACCCACGACGGCTTCGTCCTCCACGCGGCGGCGGTCACCTTCTCGTTGAGAAATCCCGAGTACCAGTCGCCCTGCGTTTCGTACACGAGTTCGCGCTCCGCCATCGGGATGTCCGGAACGAAGTCCTCGATGACACCCTGATGCGTGATTGTAAGATATCCTGAAGCATCCTTGGGTTGCTGCGCCCCGCCCGGCGTGGGCGGGTATCCGCTGATCGCATCGAGGGCAGACTGTCCGGCGTCGGGGATGATCGCGGAGATGTATACCAGACCCACCACCTTGGGGTCGGCACCAGCCTGCGTGATGACGACGCCAGCAGACGAGTGCCCGACGAGAATCACGGGCCCATCCTGCCGCGCGATGGCACGCCGCGTCGCGGCCACGTCGTTGGCGAGAGACGTCAAAGGGTTCTGCACGGCCGTGACCCGAAGCCCGCGTGCACGCAGCAACGGAATCACCTTGGCGTAGCTCGAGCCATCGGCGTAGGCGCCGTGAACGAGGATGATGTTCCGGATGGCGGAGGTTCCAGTTTTCGCGCGTGTGGCCTGAGGCACCTGCGCCTGCGCGCCTGCCAGAGCAAGACAAGCGCAGGCGAACTGGGCGACGAGCGGGTGGAGTAGTCGGGTACGCATGGTCAGTTCCTCGCGGGAAGTCAGGTATGTGGATAGAGCGCGTCGCGCAGCGTCGCGACGACCAGGCGGACGACGCTGCGCGTCGCCGGCGTGTCTGCGAGCGGATTGAGCATGGCGAAGTCGTGCACCGTCTGGTTGTAGCGCACCGAGGTCACCCGCACGCCGGCCGCGCCGAGCTTCGACGCATATGCCTCACCCTCATCCTGGAGGATGTCGTCGTCGGTGACGATCAGCGCCTCCGGCAAACCGCGCAGCTGGTCCACCGTCGCACGCAGCGGATAGGCGTGGTGATCCTCGGTCCCGTCCATGTCCATCAGGTCGAACATCCACCGCATGGTCTTCGCAATGAGCCAGGGACCCTCGCCGAACTTCTGGTACGAGCTGTCATACGACAGGTAGTCCAGCAGCGGATACAGCAGCACCTGCTGCGAGATCGTCGGACCGCCCCGCTCCTTGGCGAGTAGCGTGATCACGGCGGACATGTTGCCGCCCACGCTATCACCGGCCACCGCCAGCCGCGACGCGTCAAGCTTCAACTCCTGCGCGTGCTCCACGGCGTACACCATCGCCGCGTATGCCTGCTCATTCTGCGTCGGATACTTCGCTGCCGGAGAATTGATGTAGTCCACGAACACGACCGCCGCCTGTACCCCTTCGGCCAGCTCGCGCACGAGGCGGTCATGCGAAACCGTGTCGCCCAGCACCCAGCCTCCACCGTGGAAGTACATGAGAACGGGCAGCGTCGTCGTTACGCCCGCGGGGCGCACGATGCGTACGCGCGTCGATCCGGTGGGACCGACCGGCCATTCCATGTCGGTGATATCCGCTGGACGCAGTGGAATGGGCTGTGATTGCAGATCGGTGAGCGCCTGATGCGCGGCTTGCGGACTCAGCGTGTAAAGCGGCGGCACTCCTACGAGGCCATCGATGAATCGCTGCGTCGCAGGCTCGAGACGACTCGGTGCTTCGGGGATGTCGGACTTGCGCGGTGCGGCGATGCTGCCTTTGGTCGGGGCGCGCGGTGCGTCGAGCTCATTCATCGGGCTCCTCCTGAAGCGGAAGGCGGGCCATTGCCCGCCGCGATACGTCGCCACACCTCGTGCGCGGCGACCAGGCAACGATCGTCCGTGCGCGCCAGCCTCGCCTTCCCCCATTGAGGCAGTCCTTGCCTACACTCCGGGTGGTGCCGTGCCGTAGGCCGATGGAGGTACGCACGCCGCGTGTAGTGCGGCGCGCGCGCGACGGCGTACCTCCTAAGTGCTATCGCGCATCGACGCACGGTGTCGCGACTCCGGGCTACCACATTCGGGCGACCGAAAGAGTAGCCTCGCGGCAGACGCCTCATTCCTTCGCCGAAGGCAGGATACCGGTGCGGGTCGCATCGGACACTCAATGACGACGAACACCGCATCACTTCAACCGGAGAACTCCACAATGTCGACTCATTCAACACTCCTCGTCCAGATGCCCGTGTTTGCCCGCGTGCAGCGCGTACGATGGATCTCGCTGCTCCTTGCGGCCACCTACGCCTCGGCCGCACACGCGCAGCAGTCGTCATCCGCGGCGTCACATGGCGATTTCGCGGTCCGCCCGATCATCGGCGCATATCTCCCGACCGGTGATCAGCGTGACGTTGTCAGCGACGCATTCCACCTCGGGATTCAGGGGTCGTACGACATTGTCCCGAAGTTGACGGTCGTTGGGACGTTCGCCTGGTCGGCGAGCGAGGCGGAAGGCCTGACGAGCGCACCGAAGATCGATCTCTTTCACTACGACGCCGGTCTGGAAGGACGCACAGGCGGCGTGTCGACGAGCAGCGGATGGAGCGTCGCGCCCTTTGCCGGGGTCGGTCTCGGTGCGCGGACGTACCGGGTCCGGTCCGGAAGCGAGGGCAATGAGAGC
This region of Gemmatimonas groenlandica genomic DNA includes:
- a CDS encoding alpha/beta fold hydrolase produces the protein MRTRLLHPLVAQFACACLALAGAQAQVPQATRAKTGTSAIRNIILVHGAYADGSSYAKVIPLLRARGLRVTAVQNPLTSLANDVAATRRAIARQDGPVILVGHSSAGVVITQAGADPKVVGLVYISAIIPDAGQSALDAISGYPPTPGGAQQPKDASGYLTITHQGVIEDFVPDIPMAERELVYETQGDWYSGFLNEKVTAAAWRTKPSWVIIPDDRMVPPQHQRDAARRMQAKTTKLKSGHVPMLSQPQRVADVILDAAANASRRTVAANLSR
- a CDS encoding alpha/beta hydrolase codes for the protein MNELDAPRAPTKGSIAAPRKSDIPEAPSRLEPATQRFIDGLVGVPPLYTLSPQAAHQALTDLQSQPIPLRPADITDMEWPVGPTGSTRVRIVRPAGVTTTLPVLMYFHGGGWVLGDTVSHDRLVRELAEGVQAAVVFVDYINSPAAKYPTQNEQAYAAMVYAVEHAQELKLDASRLAVAGDSVGGNMSAVITLLAKERGGPTISQQVLLYPLLDYLSYDSSYQKFGEGPWLIAKTMRWMFDLMDMDGTEDHHAYPLRATVDQLRGLPEALIVTDDDILQDEGEAYASKLGAAGVRVTSVRYNQTVHDFAMLNPLADTPATRSVVRLVVATLRDALYPHT
- a CDS encoding alpha/beta fold hydrolase, with protein sequence MLDVAFEESGPPDGIPVILLHGFPYSTASFQVVAARLAERGCRVIVPELRGHGETRFLAASIPRSGQQAAIGADVTELLDALRIDRAVLAGFDWGGRAACVAAALFPRRVTGLVSVNGYLIQDIAGAAAPLSPTVESSLWYQFYFTTPRGRAGLQANRRALAETLWRRNSPTWVFSDKTLDRHAAAFENPDYVDVVIHSYRHRLGLADGYSAYASLEKQLTSLPQISVPTITMDGDADGVVPATDGSAQAKHFTGRRWHRVVRGVGHNLPEEAPDDFAAAVWDIASVYR